One genomic segment of Gossypium arboreum isolate Shixiya-1 chromosome 3, ASM2569848v2, whole genome shotgun sequence includes these proteins:
- the LOC108474788 gene encoding auxin-responsive protein IAA4, which yields MEGSVGYDNDLNLRATELRLGLPGTEPVSIVRSNKRSLQQVADDDCGVNGCKSDDQNETAPPPPKAQIVGWPPIRSYRKNNIQTKKNESEGGGIYVKVSMDGAPYLRKIDLKIYSGYPELLQAIENMFKFTIGEYSEREGYKGSDYAPTYEDKDGDWMLVGDVPWEMFITSCKRLRIMKGSEARGLGCGV from the exons atggaaggCAGTGTGGGTTATGACAATGATCTGAATCTCAGGGCAACTGAACTTAGATTAGGGTTGCCTGGAACAGAACCAGTTTCCATTGTTAGAAGCAACAAGAGATCATTGCAACAAGTAGCTGATGATGATTGTGGAGTAAATGGCTGCAAATCTGATGATCAAAATGAAACTGCTCCTCCTCCTCCAAA AGCACAAATCGTGGGTTGGCCACCGATCCGCTCTTATAGAAAGAACAATATTCAGACAAAGAAAAATGAGTCGGAGGGTGGTGGGATTTATGTGAAAGTAAGCATGGATGGAGCACCATATCTAAGAAAAATTGACCTTAAAATTTACTCTGGGTACCCTGAATTATTACAGGCTATTGAGAACATGTTCAAGTTCACCATAG GTGAGTACTCTGAAAGAGAAGGCTATAAAGGATCAGATTATGCACCTACTTATGAAGACAAAGATGGAGATTGGATGCTAGTCGGTGATGTTCCATGGGA aATGTTCATCACATCATGTAAGAGATTAAGGATCATGAAAGGATCAGAAGCTAGAGGATTAGGTTGTGGTGTATGA
- the LOC108474712 gene encoding CBL-interacting serine/threonine-protein kinase 7-like, translating to MPSGAQPPLSPPASPPSLPSQQTPPEPPLKITRTKTPTGILLGKYQLGRLLGRGSFAKVHEATSLDDDNTVVAVKIIDKTKTVDAAMEPRIIREVSAMRRLQHHPNILKIHEVMATKTKIYLVMELASGGELFTKVLRRGRLDEPVARRYFSQLVSALHFCHQNGVAHRDVKPQNLLLDRNGNLKVSDFGLSALPEQLNDGLLHTACGTPAYTAPEVVRRKGYDGSKADAWSCGVILFVLLAGYLPFDDSNLAAMYKKIHRREFLFPAWVSKQAKGIIWQLLDPNPETRMSMVKLMETSWFKRTVTTLRPSLSDNHLESLMQDKKLKHDMSCNGVNAFDIISMSSGLDLSGLFEGGVNKRKEKRYTTTSMELDGVMERVREVGERLGYRVEKGKRGVVGLGKGMVVVVVEVMEVAELFVLVEAKVVESGGVEFEEGQWLDLEAGLGKIFISWDNTALG from the coding sequence ATGCCATCAGGGGCTCAACCACCACTGTCACCGCCAGCATCACCACCGTCTCTGCCGTCCCAACAAACTCCACCGGAACCACCACTGAAAATCACCCGTACCAAAACACCGACCGGCATACTTTTAGGCAAGTACCAATTGGGTCGCCTATTGGGTCGTGGGAGCTTTGCAAAAGTTCACGAAGCAACTTCACTCGACGATGACAACACCGTTGTGGCGGTCAAGATCATAGACAAGACAAAAACAGTCGATGCCGCCATGGAACCGAGGATAATCCGGGAAGTTTCAGCCATGCGCCGCCTACAACACCACCCAAACATCCTCAAAATCCACGAAGTCATGGCCACAAAGACCAAAATCTACCTTGTCATGGAACTAGCCTCAGGTGGTGAGCTTTTCACCAAGGTTTTACGCCGTGGCCGCTTGGATGAACCCGTCGCCCGTAGGTACTTTTCCCAACTTGTCTCCGCCCTCCATTTCTGCCACCAAAACGGTGTCGCTCACCGTGATGTAAAGCCGCAAAACCTCTTATTAGACCGAAATGGAAACCTAAAAGTTTCAGACTTTGGTCTCTCAGCTCTGCCCGAACAACTAAACGACGGGCTTTTACATACAGCTTGTGGAACGCCGGCTTATACAGCTCCCGAGGTTGTCCGGAGGAAAGGGTACGATGGTTCCAAGGCGGATGCTTGGTCTTGTGGGGTTATTTTATTTGTCTTGTTGGCTGGTTATTTACCCTTTGATGATAGTAACTTGGCGGCTATGTATAAAAAGATTCATCGTAGGGAATTTCTGTTTCCAGCTTGGGTATCAAAGCAAGCTAAAGGTATAATATGGCAGCTTTTAGACCCGAATCCGGAAACCCGAATGAGCATGGTGAAGCTAATGGAAACTTCATGGTTTAAGAGAACTGTAACGACATTAAGACCATCATTATCAGACAACCATTTGGAAAGCTTGATGCAAGACAAGAAGTTAAAACATGACATGAGCTGCAATGGGGTTAATGCTTTTGACATAATATCTATGTCGTCAGGGTTGGATCTGTCGGGGCTATTTGAAGGAGGGGTTAATAAGAGGAAGGAAAAAAGGTATACCACAACATCAATGGAGTTGGATGGGGTGATGGAGAGGGTTAGGGAAGTTGGGGAAAGATTGGGGTATAGGGTAGAGAAAGGGAAAAGAGGAGTTGTGGGGTTGGGGAAAGggatggtggtggtggtggtggaagTGATGGAGGTGGCAGAGTTGTTTGTTTTGGTGGAGGCGAAGGTGGTGGAAAGTGGTGGGGTTGAGTTTGAGGAAGGACAGTGGCTTGATTTGGAAGCTGGACTTGGAAAGATTTTTATTTCTTGGGACAATACAGCTCTAGGTTGA